Proteins from a single region of Synechococcus sp. WH 8109:
- the secA gene encoding preprotein translocase subunit SecA, with the protein MLKLLLGDPNARKLKRYQPIVSDINLLEEEIAPLSDDELRGRTAAFQKRLATAGSLTNQRPILDEILPEAFAVVREAGKRVLGMRHFDVQLIGGMVLHEGQIAEMKTGEGKTLVATLPSYLNALTGRGVHVVTVNDYLARRDAEWMGQVHRFLGLSVGLIQQDMRPEERRRNYRCDITYATNSELGFDYLRDNMAADMSEVVQREFQYCVIDEVDSILIDEARTPLIISGQVERPQEKYQQAAQVANALVRAAELGKDGVDPEGDYEVDEKQRSCTLTDEGFANSEQMLGVADLFNPQDPWAHYITNALKAKELFVKDVNYIVRDGEAVIVDEFTGRVMPGRRWSDGQHQAIEAKEALSIQPETQTLAAITYQNFFLLYPRLAGMTGTAKTEEVEFEKTYKLETTIVPTNRVRARQDWADQVYKTEAAKWRAVANETVEIHNCGRPVLVGTTSVEKSELLSSLLAEQEIPHNLLNAKPENVERESEIVAQAGRAGAVTIATNMAGRGTDIILGGNSDYMARLKLREVLLGRLVKPEEDHKPPVPLQRSIPAGFTDAPVLVSTASRDSLYPCALTDDTDQALGQLARDLVKAWGDRALTVIELEERIATAAEKAPTDDPQIQALRLAIARVKGEYDAVVKQEEARVRDAGGLHVIGTERHESRRVDNQLRGRAGRQGDPGSTRFFLSLGDNLLRIFGGDRVAGLMNAFRVEEDMPIESGMLTRSLEGAQKKVETYYYDIRKQVFEYDEVMNNQRRAVYSERRRVLDGRALKKQVIDYGERTMDEIVEAYVNPDLPPEEWDLNQLVGKVKEFIYLLEDLNPDHVQGLGMDELKAFFQEQLRNAYDLKEGQIEQQRPGLMREAERFFILQQIDTLWREHLQAMDALRESVGLRGYGQKDPLIEYKNEGYDMFLEMMTNMRRNVIYSMFMFQPASRSSDQ; encoded by the coding sequence ATGCTCAAGCTGCTGCTGGGTGATCCTAATGCCCGCAAGCTGAAGCGATACCAGCCGATAGTGTCCGACATCAATTTGCTCGAAGAGGAGATAGCGCCTCTCTCCGACGATGAGCTGCGCGGCAGAACTGCGGCGTTTCAGAAGCGCTTGGCCACCGCCGGTAGTCTTACGAATCAGCGGCCGATTCTCGACGAGATTCTCCCTGAGGCCTTTGCCGTGGTTAGGGAAGCTGGAAAGCGCGTGTTGGGTATGCGCCATTTTGATGTGCAGCTCATCGGTGGCATGGTGCTCCACGAGGGCCAGATCGCTGAGATGAAAACCGGCGAAGGCAAAACCCTTGTGGCCACCCTGCCGAGCTACCTCAACGCCCTCACCGGCCGGGGTGTTCATGTGGTGACGGTCAACGACTATCTGGCGCGCCGAGATGCGGAATGGATGGGCCAGGTGCATCGCTTTCTTGGCCTGTCTGTGGGTTTGATTCAGCAGGACATGCGTCCTGAGGAGCGACGGCGTAACTATCGCTGTGACATCACCTACGCCACCAACTCAGAGCTGGGTTTCGATTACCTGCGAGACAACATGGCTGCTGACATGTCAGAGGTGGTGCAGCGTGAGTTTCAGTACTGCGTAATTGATGAGGTGGATTCGATTCTGATCGACGAAGCCCGCACCCCCCTCATCATCTCTGGCCAGGTGGAACGGCCCCAGGAGAAATACCAGCAGGCGGCCCAGGTGGCCAATGCCCTTGTCCGCGCTGCAGAGCTGGGCAAAGACGGCGTCGATCCGGAAGGGGATTACGAGGTGGATGAGAAGCAGCGCAGCTGCACCCTCACCGATGAGGGATTCGCGAATTCTGAACAGATGCTCGGTGTAGCGGATTTGTTCAATCCCCAGGATCCCTGGGCCCACTACATCACCAACGCCCTCAAGGCTAAGGAGCTGTTCGTGAAGGACGTGAACTACATCGTTCGCGATGGCGAGGCGGTAATCGTGGATGAGTTCACCGGTCGGGTGATGCCTGGGCGCCGTTGGAGTGATGGCCAGCATCAGGCGATTGAGGCCAAGGAGGCCCTGTCGATCCAACCGGAAACGCAGACCCTTGCTGCGATCACTTACCAGAATTTCTTTCTGCTTTATCCCCGTCTTGCCGGAATGACTGGTACGGCTAAAACAGAAGAGGTGGAATTTGAAAAGACCTACAAACTAGAAACCACCATCGTTCCTACCAACCGTGTGCGGGCTCGCCAGGATTGGGCTGATCAGGTGTACAAAACCGAAGCCGCCAAGTGGCGGGCCGTGGCCAATGAAACCGTTGAAATCCACAATTGCGGCCGGCCGGTACTGGTGGGCACCACCTCGGTTGAGAAGAGCGAGCTGCTGAGTTCTCTGCTGGCGGAGCAGGAGATTCCCCACAATCTGCTCAACGCCAAGCCTGAAAATGTGGAGCGTGAATCGGAGATTGTGGCTCAGGCCGGTCGTGCTGGAGCCGTGACCATCGCCACCAATATGGCGGGTCGTGGCACCGACATCATTCTTGGTGGCAACAGTGATTACATGGCCCGCCTGAAGTTGCGGGAGGTGCTGCTGGGCCGTCTGGTGAAGCCGGAAGAGGATCACAAGCCGCCGGTGCCTCTGCAGCGCAGTATTCCCGCCGGCTTCACAGATGCTCCAGTCCTTGTTTCAACCGCCAGCCGTGACAGCCTTTATCCCTGTGCACTCACTGACGACACCGATCAAGCTCTCGGCCAGCTTGCACGTGACCTTGTTAAGGCCTGGGGTGATCGTGCATTGACTGTGATTGAGCTTGAGGAGAGGATTGCGACTGCGGCTGAGAAAGCTCCTACCGACGATCCTCAGATTCAGGCTTTGCGTTTAGCAATCGCCAGAGTGAAGGGCGAATATGACGCGGTGGTGAAACAGGAGGAAGCTCGCGTGCGCGATGCCGGTGGCTTGCATGTGATCGGCACCGAACGGCACGAATCCCGGAGGGTGGATAACCAGCTGAGAGGCCGTGCTGGCCGCCAGGGTGATCCTGGCTCCACTCGGTTTTTCCTATCACTTGGCGACAACCTGCTGCGAATCTTTGGTGGTGACCGTGTGGCTGGGCTTATGAATGCCTTCCGTGTCGAGGAAGATATGCCGATTGAATCCGGCATGCTCACCCGATCTTTAGAAGGAGCACAGAAGAAGGTAGAGACCTATTACTACGACATTCGTAAGCAGGTGTTTGAGTACGACGAGGTGATGAACAACCAGCGCCGGGCTGTCTATTCCGAGCGGCGTCGCGTTCTGGATGGTCGTGCTCTCAAGAAGCAGGTGATCGACTATGGCGAACGCACGATGGATGAGATTGTGGAGGCTTATGTAAATCCTGACTTGCCACCGGAGGAATGGGATCTCAACCAATTGGTGGGTAAGGTAAAAGAGTTTATTTACCTGTTGGAGGATCTCAACCCTGACCACGTGCAGGGTCTTGGTATGGATGAACTCAAGGCCTTCTTCCAGGAGCAATTGCGTAATGCTTATGACCTCAAGGAAGGCCAGATTGAGCAGCAACGCCCGGGGCTGATGAGAGAAGCTGAGCGCTTTTTTATCCTGCAACAGATTGATACTCTTTGGCGTGAGCATCTCCAGGCCATGGATGCTCTCCGAGAATCAGTGGGCTTGCGTGGCTATGGCCAAAAAGATCCTTTAATCGAATACAAAAATGAGGGATATGACATGTTCCTTGAAATGATGACCAACATGCGTCGTAATGTGATTTATTCGATGTTCATGTTCCAGCCTGCTTCGCGCTCTTCCGACCAATAG
- a CDS encoding glycosyltransferase family 2 protein, whose product MDIERELLLVFVAYHPSEDEVLNLQNCLSKLPFRIGYAVVVNSYTPNEPVDRLAAKADLFVTSRLNLGYGRAINLLVSRLNRLPKYIAIMNTDLTWLPGSFNKLLAWMHHHPDVSLAVPQICDQDGSPQLLCKRDPTLLALISRRFIPDNLKPHWLKRYDKWYNMSAFNYNEVFESTYLSGCCMIALTNSFLKIGGFDERYFLYLEDAGLTRSLSQIGKCVHLPIASVTHNWGRGNYKSIRLMFVNLASAWHYFCKWGWQLW is encoded by the coding sequence ATGGATATTGAGCGTGAACTGCTTCTTGTTTTTGTTGCTTATCACCCTTCAGAGGACGAAGTACTAAATTTGCAAAATTGCCTGTCGAAATTGCCCTTTCGAATTGGTTATGCAGTTGTAGTTAATAGTTATACTCCAAATGAGCCAGTTGATCGTCTTGCAGCTAAAGCTGACTTATTTGTTACCTCACGATTAAACTTGGGTTATGGTCGAGCTATAAATTTACTCGTATCCAGACTAAATAGACTTCCGAAATATATTGCTATAATGAATACAGACTTAACCTGGCTGCCGGGATCATTCAATAAACTCTTGGCGTGGATGCATCACCATCCTGATGTAAGTTTGGCTGTGCCTCAAATTTGTGATCAAGATGGTTCACCTCAGTTGTTGTGTAAAAGAGATCCAACTTTATTAGCATTAATCAGCCGAAGATTCATCCCAGACAACTTAAAGCCTCATTGGTTAAAGCGTTACGATAAATGGTATAATATGTCAGCATTTAATTATAATGAAGTTTTCGAGTCTACATATTTGAGTGGTTGTTGCATGATAGCATTAACTAATAGTTTCCTAAAAATCGGAGGCTTTGATGAACGCTATTTCTTGTATTTAGAAGATGCTGGCCTCACAAGATCTCTTTCACAAATTGGTAAATGTGTGCACTTGCCAATTGCCTCCGTAACCCACAATTGGGGTCGAGGAAATTATAAAAGCATCCGACTTATGTTCGTAAACCTAGCCAGCGCCTGGCATTATTTTTGTAAATGGGGTTGGCAATTATGGTAA
- a CDS encoding glycosyltransferase family 2 protein, protein MGLAIMVRSYSIEVVMPTYNGIDFLEQQIASIYNQTLRPSKLIIRDDFSTDGTTQLLAKLAVKYHNWINILPSNENIGCTSSVDLLLSSSCAPYVALADQDDIWLPNKLELSLKHIVDLEARFGASIPLLIHSDLKLVGEDLNDLGETYSQRQCLKPYLDSPSMISLTNVVTGCTILCNRALLDVALPLPVHAVVHDWWLALVSSVFGRISYISDTPILYRQHEKNSIGARGLGLNYWLSRLYSWLRDPSSGGHTLDVIHQMEYFYSRYDIKVSCLPDLIRLSRFHRLTSLLNTPFSLWPCKHGILRTLAFYFWFFRF, encoded by the coding sequence ATGGGGTTGGCAATTATGGTAAGGTCTTATTCGATTGAGGTCGTAATGCCAACTTATAACGGCATTGATTTTCTAGAGCAGCAAATAGCATCAATATATAATCAAACTTTGAGGCCCTCTAAATTAATTATTCGTGATGATTTCTCGACCGATGGTACCACCCAGCTTCTGGCTAAATTAGCTGTAAAATATCATAATTGGATTAATATTTTGCCAAGCAATGAGAATATTGGATGTACATCGTCAGTTGATTTATTGTTAAGTTCCTCTTGTGCACCTTATGTTGCATTAGCGGATCAAGATGATATTTGGCTGCCAAATAAGCTTGAGCTCTCTTTAAAGCATATCGTTGATTTAGAGGCTCGATTTGGTGCTTCTATTCCCTTACTTATACATTCAGACCTAAAGCTTGTTGGCGAAGATTTAAATGATCTTGGAGAGACATACTCTCAAAGACAGTGTTTAAAACCATACCTTGATTCTCCATCGATGATAAGTCTTACCAATGTTGTTACTGGCTGCACTATTTTGTGTAATCGTGCACTCTTGGATGTAGCACTACCACTTCCAGTCCATGCGGTTGTTCACGATTGGTGGCTTGCTCTAGTTTCTAGCGTATTTGGAAGAATATCTTACATATCTGATACACCAATTCTTTATCGGCAGCATGAAAAAAACTCCATTGGCGCTCGAGGATTGGGATTGAATTATTGGTTATCACGTCTTTACTCATGGTTGCGTGATCCAAGTTCCGGGGGGCACACACTTGATGTTATTCACCAGATGGAATATTTTTATAGCCGCTATGATATCAAGGTCTCGTGCTTGCCTGATTTAATACGATTAAGTCGATTTCATAGATTAACATCGTTATTAAACACTCCATTTTCTCTGTGGCCTTGCAAACATGGCATTCTGAGAACACTAGCTTTTTATTTCTGGTTCTTCAGGT